Part of the Etheostoma cragini isolate CJK2018 chromosome 8, CSU_Ecrag_1.0, whole genome shotgun sequence genome, gacaacatgaggacaacatgaggacaacatgaagacaacatgaagacaacatggggacaacatgaggacagcatgaagacaacatgaggacaacatgaggacaacatgaagacaacatgaggacaacatgaggacaacatgaagacaacatgaggacaacatgaggacaacatgagggttaaatcaGAATTGAGTcagtttgcagatttttttatgCCTTGTATCTGTTAAGATGATTTATGTCctcctgatgatgatgatgatgatgatgatgatgatgatgaagagccATCTGCAGCCcagtttcatttcattcaaatatCAAACTTTTCTTCACAGATGAAATGTCCGTTCTCTTCGTAGTCCTCGCGCGTCACCACTATCTCGTCGTAGTCCGGACTGTGGGCCAGCAGCTTCCCCCCCTCCCACGGGTAACAGATGGGGCTGCAGGGCGACACAGGAGACACCGTTAAGGACCAGTAAGGACCAGTGAGGACCATTAAGGACCATTAAGAACCACCAGTAAGGACCATTAATGACCAGTAAGGACCATTAAGGACCACCAGTAAGGACCATTAAGGACCATTAAGAACCACCAGTAAGGATCATTAATGACCAGTAAGGACCATGAAGGACCAGTGAGGACCATTAATGACCAGTAAGAACCATTAAGGACCATGAAGGACCAGTAAGGACAGTATTATAGTCTGTGTGAGTCCAGACAAGTAGCGCGCCCGTGTTAATAAACCGGTATCCCTCCTAATGTCCTCGGGTCTAATCTGACCAGATTTttaagtttctacatcagaagtTTGGGTTCTTTCACCCAAATAGCCCCCATCTCTTTTAAAAGGCTGGCGCCTACATTACCCATGATGCACCTCTTCCGTTTGATAACTTTAGACGAACAGGTCGGGATCCGGGATTCAGGAcgcgcgtgcgcgcgcgcgcgcacacacacacacacacacacacacacacacacacacacacacacacacacacacacacacacacgactaaCTTTACAATGTCACCCATCAGCAGGTTCATTTTGAGCCCTGTGTGCGATTATTAAACCAAGCTGGACGTACTTGGCCGGCTGCAGGACGGACACGGGGAGGTGGGCGGGGGCGAGCGAGCGCAGCTCGGCCTCCAGTCGCTCTCTGTAGCCGGCGAACAACGTGTTTCCTCCCGTCAGGACGATGTTCTGGTAGAAGTGGGCGTGCATCTCtgcagggaaacacacacagacggattAATGGTTACATGTGTACTACACatagacataaaacacatgaataagcTGCTACTCTatcgccatcactaacagggacgttgtagagcgtcctctggtggacagactatgtaacgccatcactaacagggacgttNNNNNNNNNNNNNNNNNNNNNNNNNNNNNNNNNNNNNNNNNNNNNNNNNNNNNNNNNNNNNNNNNNNNNNNNNNNNNNNNNNNNNNNNNNNNNNNNNNNNacaaacacagagagagagagagagagagaaacacacacacacacacacagagagaaagaaagggggagagtgagagacagagagaaagaaagggggagaaagacagagagacagacaggagacacaaagagagaaagagacacatacacacacacacaaagtgcatacacacagagacacacacgaTCATCCAAAAAGATCAATAAACAGTTATGTAACTAATCATTAATTTCAACCCCATGTCATTTACATCAATGTAGTATCTTCGGATGTTGTGTAATTCTAAGATGAGTTATGTTGCGTTCATATCTTCAAGGCCACCCAGACTCTGCAGATTAAAACCCCACTAAATTAAACCCCCAAACTAAAATAACCCCTCAACCCCCCAGCGTTTCATTGTGGATCCGGTCTAACCCCTAACCTAAGTGTGACCCACCTCTGGGCGTGATAGACGCTCCACAGCTGCTCCAGCTTGTGTTGGCTTCCCTTCATGTAGTTCTTCGTCAAACACTCCAGACGTTTCTTCTTGGCCTGCATCACTTTGCTGATATCAGCTGGAAGAAGAAGACACAGCTCTGCATATTCAAGTATTTatgctttgaaatgttttacttcAGGTCGCTTATCATCGGACTGAGCCGCTCCGAATTCCTGGAATgcaaatgtcacaaaaactcCTTAAAGTGGTCTGTtgggcgcccgggtagctccGTTGATAGCCTGGGCGCccacatagaggtttactcctcgatgcagcgggcgCAGGTTCGACTCCGCCCTGCGCCCCTATGATGCGGCTCATTCCCCCTTTATGTGTTTAGCGGTCCGatcaaaaaaaaaggatgacaaTACCCAAAAAacgttttacataaaaaattgaaattaaaaaggtcccatggcatgaaatgtttcactttgagttttttttttacttctttaacttaagttttttcaccccccccccgagacactaacacacacacgaTCATCCCAAAAGATCAATAAACAGTTATGTAATTactcattaattaatttcaaCCCTACTTAATTTAAATCAACAACGTTGTGGCTTCATATATTATGTAAACTCCCAGtggtctgtctgcctgtctgtctgtgtcagtccatctgtctctctcgccgtctgtctgtctgtctctctctgtctgcttgtctctctgtgtctctcagtctgtcagtccatctgtctctctctctNNNNNNNNNNNNNNNNNNNNNNNNNNNNNNNNNNNNNNNNNNNNNNNNNNNNNNNNNNNNNNNNNNNNNNNNNNNNNNNNNNNNNNNNNNNNNNNNNNNNtatatatatatatatatatatatatatatatatatatatttatttatgtatttatttatatattccgATAGTTGGGTAAATGTCTTAATAGCCTATTAGCCTGCCGACATGCCTTGCTTGAGGAGTCTCGCTGCTTCCTTTCCCTCAGAATGTATTAGTCAATTAAAAGCATGATAAATGAAGATAAGGTCAATAATATTTCCAGCCACAAGGATTTCCCTTTGCATGcttgtttgctctctctctctctctctctgtctctctctctctctctctttggggTTAGTGAGGGCACATGAAGAggatggggagggggggcgaGCTAGTCTCgttgtgtttgaaaatactttgaacgtcaccgagaagtaacgtcaccca contains:
- the LOC117949774 gene encoding actin-related protein 6-like, with the protein product MHAHFYQNIVLTGGNTLFAGYRERLEAELRSLAPAHLPVSVLQPANPICYPWEGGKLLAHSPDYDEIVVTREDYEENGHFICEEKFDI